The Onychomys torridus chromosome 4, mOncTor1.1, whole genome shotgun sequence DNA window GTTCTAAGGAGTATTGGGAGCTTGGCTGAATGTAACTGAAACTGATGGAGCCATAGAACAATGTCACAGCTGTCAGGTGGGAAGcacaggtggagaaggctttgtgcctgcctgctgctgagcGGATCCTCAGGATAGCAGCGACAATGAAGATGTAGGAGACTATCACAATCAAGAGTGTGGTCATGGCAATGACTCCAGAGAAGACCAAAAGCAGCAGTTCATTCATGGAGGTGTCAGAACAGGATAGCTTTAACAGGGGAGGAAGGTCACAGAAGAAGTGACTGATAATATTTGGTCCACAGAAGGAGAGTTTCATTAAGCCAATAGTATGTGTCAATGAGGTGATCGTACCTCCTAAGCATGAACACAGCACTAACAGAACACATATCAGCTTTGTCATAGCCACTGTGTAAGTTAGAGGGTTTACAATTGCCACATAACGGTCATAAGCCATTGCTGCCAGCAAAAATCCCTCTGTGGTAAGCAGTGATGCAAACCAAAAATATTGCAGGATGCATGCAGAGAATGAAATGGTCTCCCTTTCCACAAAGAAGTTCACTAACAATGTGGGTGCAAATACTGATGAATAACAAGCATCAACAAATGACAGAGAGCGAAGGAAGTGGTACATGGGTGTATGGAGTTTGGGAGTCATGTGGATCAGAAAGAACATTCCCAGATTCCCTACCAAGGAGAtgacatagataaagagaaacaagatgaAGAGAAACACCTTGAGTTCTTTGTGATCTGTCAATCCTAGAAGGATAAACTCAGTAACAAATGTGAAGTTGATATCTGCCATATAATTGTGTGTCTTGGTACCTGTTAATGATAGGAAATGCAGGTAAAATTTGCATCAATAGTAGGATATCAATAACTAAAAAATTGTGGAATTCTCCACCCTGAGTCTCCtgattatatatgtgtacattaaaagtctatattttttaaacactgtCTATTTGGTTTTTCATAAAAGTTCcatgtaaaaagagaaaatgctaaATTATTTGTGGACCTAGTTATATTTAAGTATAATATCCAAGGTGCACAAAAAGTAAACTTcatccttgttttaaaaaaaggaaaatcgcCGGGGAGTGGTggaatatgcctttaattccagaacttgggaggcagatacaggcagatctctgtgagttcgaggccagcctggtctacagagctagatccaggacaggcaccaaaactacagagagaaaccctgtctcaaaaaaacaaacaaacacacaaaatggaaaatgTAGTTTAGGAAATAAGAACTAATGGTGGAAATATATAATCTATGTCTCTATTAAAGTACTCTAccatgttttttttaatcatgttaaAACAGCCAGTGTGAAACTTACCAAGAtacacaatatataaaatattgtgcCCTCATGAACCATTAGGTCATGAGGATGTACCTCAGTAGAAGAACACATGATTAACATGCCCAAgaccttgtacacacacacacacacacacacacacacacacacacacacacacacacacacacacacgagtattgTAGTTAACCACATTCTATATAATATTTAATGACTCTACATGTATATGTGACTACGAATTCCTGTGTGTTTTCTGGCTATTGAAGACAGCCTTTTGTGCATAATATTTAAGGCTGTACTACTGAGCCACCTGCATGCTATATTTGTgttgttgattgattgattgtgtgtgtgtgtgtgtgtgtgtgtgtgtgtgtgtgtgtattttactgtTACAAAATGCTAGTATCTGGTGATAGTGGCACATGCTtcttatcccagcacttgtgggggagcagaggcaagtggatctctgagttcaagatcagcctggtctacaaacaaagtgagttccaggacagccagggctacatagaaaagccctttcatgaaaaaccaaaccaaccaaaaaaacaaacaaacaaacaaaaactctacctaaaccaaaccaaaacaaaaagctagTCCTAGAATCAAAAAGGTCTGTAATAATCCTTAGGCAATTTTAGAGGACTACCCCCAGGGAATGTTATTAAAGGGTGTTTGATGTGAAATATAAAGCATTGTGAAAAACATTCAAAACTGCTGTTTGCATTCAATAAAAAATATCTCTCTTAGATTCTGGATCATATGTTCAGTGGCTTCCATTTTAACCCTTAAAGTGATGCAAACATTTAagatacacacataatttttagcAAACTGTCTTTGCTATCATGACCCAGCCCAATTTTCAGGGTGAGGAGTTTCTCATAACAAATGCATATCTATCTGTGAGTCCAGTGCTTCCCATGAAACCTTTAACTTTCATATTTACATtgtaaatacaaagaaacaaaatataactgTCTATGTATTATAAGAAAAAGTTTTCATTCTCTTAGTTAACATGGTTCAAATTTCTGTCTTCTGTATCATGTACATTTTGAAGATGAAATGAACATGCCATTCTGTCTTATTCTAAATTGTAACCCACATATTTGTCCCCACTGACATGCAGGGTGACTTCCTTAAAATACCTTCAAATGGACTCACATTTCTCCCTTTAATTCTTCTGCATCATTCCGAACATGGGTGCCTTTATTTATTAAACTTGCTATCTATGCATAAAAATATTGTGATACTTTAATTTATTGGTTATTGTCCTTTtcatgcttattttaaaaagagtcaTGTTATCATCAAGGACAAATGATACCTGTCCATTAAGC harbors:
- the LOC118583039 gene encoding olfactory receptor 1052-like — protein: MADINFTFVTEFILLGLTDHKELKVFLFILFLFIYVISLVGNLGMFFLIHMTPKLHTPMYHFLRSLSFVDACYSSVFAPTLLVNFFVERETISFSACILQYFWFASLLTTEGFLLAAMAYDRYVAIVNPLTYTVAMTKLICVLLVLCSCLGGTITSLTHTIGLMKLSFCGPNIISHFFCDLPPLLKLSCSDTSMNELLLLVFSGVIAMTTLLIVIVSYIFIVAAILRIRSAAGRHKAFSTCASHLTAVTLFYGSISFSYIQPSSQYSLEQEKVVSVFYTLVIPMLNPLIYSLRNKEVKDAMKKVMEMKHFPH